Proteins encoded by one window of Streptomyces clavuligerus:
- a CDS encoding sensor histidine kinase, with translation MKLSSSKTLAGLRAGWTWLASPPSQRPGRNQLLEPGRGMGAELVLVLAVTILTAFLEKTLDEGTVRAAGFAVVAAVLTLLRRRFPVPVLIVSCALGGDSGGMILVEILAGWSAGLRVAGRARAALAFCGAYAAGTAVMAAMAVVGRETLPFTPNTLLLSLLFFLAMVVVPGLVGRYWAQRQTLLHALQERNAKLLWERQMIAGQARLKERQRIAQDMHDSLGHQLALIAVHTGALEVDPELTGRQREAVGVLRTAAVSAMHELREVVGILRDGVEQPSPDPVDETGRAARGTAGIAALVEAACAAGNTVRLRTEGEPRPLAAAADHAAYRIVQEALTNAYKHAPGAPIDVALRYEPDSLVVETVNGPPLSAVGDVVSGGQGLTGLRERARLVGGMVHAGTVEGGGFRVAGVLPYGETEHTAVAAVPDDALWQPPQDLPGGAGAGGAGVGGHRVGGGFGGVGGGAGPDGMPVMDWSASTREMLMGELDASRRRGRVSGVGIGCMAAAGGALVLLLLIVGGLWLAVNEVDDSSVTPELYDRIEVGTAEAEVRELLPEGEPFVPEELKDKGPKRPADAECVVLLSTDIPDSFTSDAVFRFCFRDGELIEKRSYEVEG, from the coding sequence GTGAAGCTCTCATCCTCGAAGACCCTGGCCGGACTGCGCGCGGGCTGGACCTGGCTGGCGTCGCCGCCCTCGCAGCGCCCCGGCCGGAACCAGCTCCTGGAGCCGGGCCGGGGCATGGGCGCCGAGCTGGTGCTCGTGCTGGCCGTGACGATCCTGACGGCCTTCCTGGAGAAGACGCTCGACGAGGGGACCGTCCGGGCCGCCGGGTTCGCCGTCGTCGCCGCGGTGCTGACGCTGCTGCGGCGCCGGTTCCCCGTTCCCGTGCTGATCGTGAGCTGCGCCCTCGGCGGGGACTCCGGCGGCATGATCCTCGTGGAGATCCTGGCGGGCTGGTCCGCGGGTCTGAGGGTGGCGGGCCGGGCGCGGGCGGCCCTCGCGTTCTGCGGCGCGTACGCGGCGGGCACGGCCGTCATGGCCGCCATGGCCGTCGTCGGCCGGGAGACGCTGCCGTTCACCCCGAACACCCTGCTGCTGTCGCTGCTCTTCTTCCTGGCGATGGTGGTCGTCCCCGGCCTGGTCGGACGGTACTGGGCCCAGCGGCAGACACTGCTGCACGCCCTTCAGGAGCGCAACGCCAAGCTGCTGTGGGAACGCCAGATGATCGCCGGTCAGGCACGGCTCAAGGAGCGCCAGCGCATCGCCCAGGACATGCACGACAGCCTCGGGCACCAGCTCGCGCTGATCGCCGTGCACACGGGCGCGCTGGAGGTCGACCCGGAGCTGACCGGGCGCCAGCGGGAGGCGGTCGGGGTGCTGCGGACCGCCGCCGTCAGCGCCATGCACGAGCTGCGCGAGGTGGTGGGCATCCTCCGGGACGGCGTCGAGCAGCCGTCGCCGGACCCGGTGGACGAGACGGGGCGCGCCGCCCGGGGGACCGCGGGGATCGCCGCCCTGGTGGAGGCCGCCTGCGCCGCGGGGAACACGGTGCGGCTGCGGACCGAGGGGGAGCCCCGTCCGCTGGCCGCCGCGGCCGACCACGCCGCGTACCGCATCGTCCAGGAGGCGCTGACCAACGCGTACAAGCACGCGCCCGGGGCGCCGATCGACGTGGCGCTGCGGTACGAGCCCGACTCGCTGGTCGTGGAGACCGTCAACGGGCCGCCCCTGTCGGCCGTCGGCGACGTGGTCAGCGGCGGACAGGGGCTCACCGGGCTGCGGGAGCGGGCGCGGCTGGTCGGCGGCATGGTGCACGCGGGGACCGTCGAGGGCGGTGGGTTCCGGGTGGCCGGAGTGCTGCCGTACGGGGAGACGGAGCACACCGCGGTGGCGGCCGTTCCCGACGATGCGCTGTGGCAGCCGCCGCAGGATCTGCCGGGGGGCGCCGGTGCCGGTGGCGCCGGTGTCGGCGGTCACCGTGTCGGCGGTGGCTTCGGCGGTGTCGGCGGTGGTGCGGGGCCCGACGGGATGCCGGTCATGGACTGGAGCGCGTCGACCCGGGAGATGCTGATGGGGGAGCTGGACGCGAGCAGGCGCCGGGGCCGGGTCAGCGGGGTGGGCATCGGCTGCATGGCGGCCGCCGGCGGAGCGCTGGTGCTGCTGCTGCTGATCGTCGGCGGACTGTGGCTCGCCGTCAACGAGGTCGACGACTCGTCCGTCACTCCGGAGCTGTACGACCGGATCGAGGTCGGGACCGCGGAGGCGGAGGTACGCGAGCTGCTGCCCGAGGGGGAGCCCTTCGTCCCGGAGGAGCTGAAGGACAAGGGGCCGAAGCGGCCCGCGGACGCCGAGTGCGTGGTGCTGCTGTCGACGGACATACCCGACTCCTTCACGTCCGACGCGGTGTTCCGCTTCTGCTTCCGGGACGGGGAGCTGATCGAGAAGCGGTCCTACGAGGTGGAGGGCTGA
- a CDS encoding IS5 family transposase, translated as MTDLVDRLVPEELWTAFRQVVPPAETRRPQGGGRRRAEDRATLAAIVFVATSGCTWRQLPPVFGPSWPTVYRHFARWSTDGVWARLHTALSGPRTPRHGPDGPDGTGWSRHAADSIRLRAAHRKNGRPHTK; from the coding sequence ATGACCGACCTGGTGGACCGGCTGGTGCCGGAGGAATTGTGGACGGCCTTCCGGCAGGTGGTGCCCCCGGCGGAGACACGGCGCCCCCAGGGCGGCGGACGCCGTCGCGCCGAGGACCGCGCGACCCTGGCCGCGATCGTCTTCGTGGCCACGTCCGGTTGCACCTGGCGGCAGCTCCCCCCGGTCTTCGGCCCGAGCTGGCCCACGGTCTACCGGCACTTCGCCCGGTGGAGCACCGACGGCGTCTGGGCCCGGCTCCACACCGCCCTGTCCGGCCCCCGGACCCCGCGGCACGGCCCCGACGGCCCCGACGGAACGGGCTGGTCCCGGCACGCGGCCGATTCCATCCGGCTGCGCGCCGCCCACAGAAAAAATGGCCGCCCGCACACCAAATAA